A stretch of Apis cerana isolate GH-2021 linkage group LG1, AcerK_1.0, whole genome shotgun sequence DNA encodes these proteins:
- the LOC108004247 gene encoding uncharacterized protein LOC108004247 — translation MSLSVELLKRLNTNEEPLSKRLKLAENAFCAIDIPIIHKNDHILRWLCNTHPMDQKIWNSLKNCLKTKYLNIKTNIIKMLIKTIIETFQKDIKYIYKDIFECCSLLISNNGIQQYFISKPEDLGLLIKSLLECVNNIFKNTFNIKKPSIDGIKISLINKSNELILTAYNTIINVIENLIQIYKSAFTKKDILKVIFINDILYPLCVIIDHTCTDNSNRLGAITHKCIQQLVFERKYIQNEEFLIDENIMKNISLLMQNAKIKDLQSNLMIFNFFFRVAISTFKSNTIILDIILRKLIECSGIYRKKILSTLLKCLNDITFNFNNKVNDVTLFSYCQNIIDDILESKNMNNTDYDLLMQFCYFNPLLIEKRIQNIFRKIFVEESRLKYKHLMISILDASIHLKQEEKLISAILIVLKDNSNHVSIMENDMFFPNEFKQNLIKAINNITNSQSINILKTLTYHLKIDFLQMLQSNNKNGENILLFRAIVELFITFLNGICIFEYNRTFTSYQKFLIAFNDLKNVLSLLMIEILRLNYDEKIIILLTAIYSWNETQRMLNYYIPNTSSENLVLSISEHQWQQLIKKVKEFGNEKCKNNMNMLILQHIKMSQNILNKSFVMLNDLIGGLEYCWHFILKFDTEIIPFLNNEQLLKVVHLLLADMTSNVDNFNKWVKILHKNNLQENKRLIIFILTCVFTQIGYLITESTTKSISKCFNAEYLLEAEIIECEKINNILISIKKELLINKWVQIENILLCKIQVYLEVLLHLPIMFLSTNLKLIIFMFLFSLRMECNENNEIILLCNTMFSDLLERSSIDIFQYIEPSLLLPFLSQNRIFKKPLELFLRNCSYKNVKKYIKSSINSNKNMFFLLESMESIKPKLNNNQKIIIKKAEQKLIKIIIETIYFETKNLDHIKTLCLILKINIKNDNIDEKLKNIAESMIQDIFVNDKNNKISNELLQNGLQLMIIILRNKKIFQITNQIIKIIWYTLFKYPFVDVLLPLLELSEPKEFSEFIEELHNQLVKTLLNTQEKNLENICIIWNTILKIDMSNDRNKLRLIAINNLFQTIQTTNIPEKFLSSLLKLIQNILVTKHLYLPGYVIDMSIIFSLKSLEENTILICNDILALCNVLLKVRINLIRDRIPLLLILYRQILNIFTYKSKDIINKSDEHIFKCLALDIEKFTNSLTKLKKDMIRISPYLVADLLKLFSENSIASFVKISLQNCIYQLISICDQHGIALLSRTLSISMQEIFKTQLDTYNKFYKFVGKI, via the exons atgtcttTATCAGTAG aattattaaaacgttTAAACACAAATGAAGAACCTTTATCCAAACGTTTAAAATTAGCAGAAAATGCGTTTTGTGCTATTGACATAccaataatacataaaaatgacCATATTCTACGATGGCTTTGTAATACACATCCTATGGATCAGAAAATTtggaattcattaaaaaattgtttgaaaactaaatatttgaatattaagacaaatataataaaaatgttaataaaaacaataattgaaacatttcagaaagatataaaatacatatataaagatatttttgaatgctgtagtttattaatttctaataatgggattcaacaatattttattagtaaacCAGAAGATTTAGGACTTTTAATAAAGTCTTTATTAGAATGTGTAaacaacatttttaaaaatacttttaatattaaaaaaccgTCGAtagatggaataaaaatttcattaattaacaaaagtaATGAACTAATATTAACagcatataatacaataattaatgttatagaaaatttaatacaaatttataaatctgcTTTTActaagaaagatattttgaaagttatatttataaacgatattttatatccttTGTGTGTTATAATTGATCATACTTGTACTGATAATAGTAATAGATTAGGTGCAATAACACATAAATGTATTCAACAACttgtatttgaaagaaaatatattcaaaatgaagaatttctaatagatgaaaatataatgaaaaatatatctcttttgatgcaaaatgcaaaaataaaagatttgcagagcaatttaatgatatttaattttttctttcgtgttGCAATTAGTACATTCAAAtcaaatactattatattagatataatattaagaaaattaattgaatgctctggaatatatagaaaaaagattttaagtactcttttaaaatgtttaaatgatataacatttaattttaataataaagtaaatgatGTCACATTGTTTAGTTATtgtcaaaatataattgatgatattttagaaagcaaaaatatgaataatacagATTATGATCTCTTGAtgcaattttgttattttaatcctCTTTTAATTGAGAagagaattcaaaatatatttagaaaaatatttgtagaagaatcaagattaaaatataaacatttaatgaTTTCCATTTTGGATGCTTCTATACATCTAAaacaggaagaaaaattaatttcagcaatattaatagttttaaaagataattcaaaTCATGTATCAATTATGGAAAATGATATGTTTTTTCCAAATgaattcaaacaaaatttaataaaagcaataaataatataacaaattcacaaagtataaatatattaaaaacattgacatatcatttaaaaatagattttttgcaaatgcttcaatctaataataagaatg gtgaaaatattttattatttcgagcaatagttgaattatttattacatttttaaatggtatatgtatttttgaatataatagaacatttacttcatatcaaaaatttttaattgctttcAATGATCTAAAAAATGTGTTATCACTATTgatgattgaaatattacgattaaattatgatgaaaaaattataatactattaacTGCAATATATTCATGGAATGAAACACaaagaatgttaaattattatataccaaATACTAGTTCAGAAAATTTAGTATTATCAATATCAGAACATCAGTGGcaacaattgataaaaaaagttaaagaatTTGGAAATGAGAAATGTAAGAATAATATg aATATGCTTATTTTACAACATATTAAAATGtctcaaaatatattgaataaatcttTTGTGATGCTTAATGATTTAATAGGTGGTTTAGAATATTGTTGGcacttcatattaaaatttgatacagAAATAATaccctttttaaataatgaacaaCTGTTAAAAGTggtacatttattattagcaGACATGACTTCTAAtgtggataattttaataaatgggtaaaaatattacataaaaataatttacaagaaaataaaagattaataatatttatattaacttgtgtttttacacaaattggatatttaataacagaAAGTACAACAAAATCTATTAGTAAATGTTTTAATGca GAATATCTACTTGAAGCTGAAATTATcgaatgtgaaaaaataaataatatattaatatctataaagaaGGAAttgctaataaataaatgggtacaaatagaaaatatacttttatgtaaaattcaaGTATATTTAGAAGTATTACTTCATTTACCAATAATGTTTCTGAgtactaatttaaaattgatcatttttatgtttttatttagtcTTCGAATGGAATGtaacgaaaataatgaaataattcttttatgcaATACAATGTTTTCag atcTCTTGGAAAGATCTAgcattgatatatttcaatatatagaaCCATCTTTATTATTACCATTCCTGTcacaaaatagaatatttaaaaagccattggaattatttcttagaaattgttcatataaaaatgtgaaaaaatatataaaatcttcaattaattccaataaaaatatgttttttttattagaatctaTGGAAAGTATTAagccaaaattaaataataatcaaaaaataataattaaaaaagcagaacagaaattaattaaaattataatagaaactatatattttgaaacaaaaaatttggatcatataaaaacattatgtctaatattaaaaattaatattaaaaatgataatattgatgaaaaattaaaaaatatagcagAATCAATGATTCAAGATATATTTgtg aatgataaaaataataaaatttcaaatgaattattgcaaaatggTTTACaacttatgattattatattacgtaataaaaaaatatttcaaattacaaatcagattataaaaataatatggtacactttatttaaatatccgtTTGTAGATGTGCTTTTACCATTGTTAGAATTAAGTGAACcaaaagaattttctgaatttattgaagaatTACATAATCAATTg gtAAAAACTCTTTTGAAtacacaagaaaaaaatttggaaaatatttgtattatatggaatactatcttaaaaatagatatgtcTAATGATCGCAATAAATTACGTTTAAtagctataaataatttatttcaaacaatacAAACTACAAATAtaccagaaaaatttttgtcaagtttattgaaattaattcaaaatattcttgttACTAAACATTTATATCTTCCTGGATATGTTATTGATAtgagtataatttttagtttaaaatcattagaagaaaatacaatattaatctgTAATGATATATTAGCATTATGCAATGTATTGCTAAAAGTAAGAATAAATCTAATTAGAGATAGAATAcctttattattgatattatatagacaaatattaaatatttttacatataaatccaaagatattattaataaatctgaTGAACATATATTCAAATGTCTTGCATTAGATATTgaaaa atttacaaattctttaacaaaattaaagaaagatatgATTCGAATAAGTCCTTACCTAGTagcagatttattaaaattattttcagaaaattcaaTAGCAAGTTTTGTtaag atttctttacaaaattgtatatatcaattaattagtaTATGCGATCAACATGGAATTGCATTATTATCTCGAACATTATCTATTTCAAtgcaagaaatttttaaaactcaattagatacatataataaattttataaatttgttggtaaaatttaa
- the LOC108004254 gene encoding major facilitator superfamily domain-containing protein 12 has translation MENEQIITEDYSEIIQYLPFSLKLLYGTGHVLNDICASMWFTYLLVFFHLVLGFNSTLAGVILFIGQIADALATSFVGFYSDKNNDFWLCKYGKRKTWHLIGTLCILFAFPFIFSHCIGCETAHEWAQLIYYAAFVIIFQFGWAAVQISHLSLVPELTCIEYERTELIAIRYSFTVLSNVFVYCITWAILHITNTKDSNSQIGPDDTKKFQEVVFIGIGIGTITSFLFHIFVKENLNNSNGLVNRNSRTISLILKDIQLYQVACIYMPTRLFINLSQIYVPLYLHTSLNMPATSLAIIPLIMYLSSFVMSLIIERLNTKLGRKISYCFGVVLGVCACIWIQFGNDLTYIRYQIYLVFLILGSAGSVMLVTSLGITADFIGQNIDNGAFVYGIMSFTDKFCNGLAVMLIQYLNCWIDCKNYYRDVLVYVCGTSAIFGMLMILCIKSFHHNTTYNTLHSEQSTEHNIFVTSATIENESDNLLQEHIT, from the exons atggaaaatgaacaaattatAACTGAAGATTATAgtgaaataatacaatatcttcctttttctttaaagttgTTATATGGAACAGGACatgtattaaatgatatttgtgCTTCTATGTggtttacatatttattagttttttttcatttggtaTTAGGATTTAACTCAACATTAGCTGGAGTAATCTTATTTATTGGTCAAATAGCAGATGCTTTAGCTACTTCTTTTGTTGGTTTTtattctgataaaaataatgactTTTGGTTATGtaaatatggaaaaagaaaaacatggcATTTAATag gtactttatgtatattatttgcatttccttttatattttctcattgTATTGGATGTGAAACAGCTCATGAATGGGctcaattgatttattatgcagcatttgtaataatttttcaatttggtTGGGCAGCAGTACAAATATCTCATTTATCATTAGTTCCTGAACTTACATGTATTGAATATGAAAGAACAGAACTCATTGCAATTAg atatagtTTCACAGTTCTTTCAAATGTTTTTGTTTATTGTATTACATGggcaatattacatataacaaATACTAAAGATTCTAATTCTCAAATTGGTCCTGacgatacaaaaaaatttcaagaagttGTATTTATTGGAATTGGAATAGGAACTATAActtcctttttatttcatatttttgttaaagagaatcttaataattctaatg gttTAGTGAATAGAAATTCAAGaacaatatcattaatattaaaagatattcaattatatcaagtagcttgtatatatatgcCTACCCGTTTGTTTATAAACTTATCACAAATTTATGTACCTTTGTATTTACATACATCATTAAATATGCCAGCTACATCTTTAGCAATAATTcctttaataatgtatttaagtAGTTTTGTAATgtctttaattatagaaagatTGAATACAAAACTAggtagaaaaatttcatattgttttGGTGTTGTATTAGGTGTATGTGCTTGTATTTGGATACAATTTGGTAATGATTTAACATACATAAGATATCAAATCTAtctagtatttttaatattag GATCTGCTGGTTCTGTTATGTTAGTGACTAGTTTGGGTATTACTGCAGATTTTATAGgtcaaaatatagataatggTGCATTTGTATATGGTATTATGAGTTTTAcagataaattttgtaatggtTTAGCAGTTATGcttattcaatattt aaaCTGTTGGattgattgtaaaaattactACAGAGATGTTTTAGTTTATGTTTGTGGTACTTCTGCAATATTTGGCATGTTGAtgatattatgcataaaatcatttcatcACAAcacaa CATATAATACATTACATTCTGAACAATCTAcagaacataatatatttgttacatcAGCAACAATTGAGAATGAATCTGATAACTTATTACAAGAACACATTACATAG
- the LOC108004258 gene encoding ribonuclease kappa-B, giving the protein MKICGPKYALCGLILSVWGIFQLLLMGIFFYTKSVALIEDVPFEANIKDTTEFYGAADRGYKQNAYNCWIAACIYLLTLLLSGHQFYINSRSSLSV; this is encoded by the exons atgaagatatgtGGACCTAAATATGCCCTATGTGGCCTGATATTGTCTGTTTGGGGTATATTTCAACTG cTCCTGatgggaatatttttttatactaaaagTGTAGCTTTAATAGAAGATGTTCCATTTGAAGCAAATATCAAAGACACTACGGAATTTTATGGTGCTGCAGATAGAGGTTACAAACAAAATGCATATAATTGTTGGATTGCAGCTTGTATCTATCTTCTTACATTATTACTTTCTGgacatcaattttatataaattcaagatCATCTTTAAGtgtttaa
- the LOC108004255 gene encoding pleckstrin homology domain-containing family F member 2 isoform X1, which translates to MIHTSLLSALIHRTMVDRLVNSEANARRIAMVENCFGSSGQPLAVPGRVLVGEGVLTKMCRKKPKPRQFFLFNDILVYGNIVMNKKKYNKQHIIPLEEVKLESLIDDGQYRNGWLIKTVTKSFAVYAATATEKQEWMAHITKCIEDLLRKSGKKPVEVHAAVWVPDNEATICMHCNKTQFTVLNRRHHCRQCGAVVCGPCSNKKLLLPGQGNGKAVRVCLQCYDAASKVKASSPSTVDNLNNKDQQRNSADSSGGDSSGDDDDGNKEENHDHEVSNFYNIDNN; encoded by the exons ATGATTCATACTTCCTTGTTGTCAGCCCTGATTCATAGGACCATGGTTGACCGATTGG TAAATAGCGAGGCTAATGCCAGACGTATTGCTATGGTTGAAAACTGCTTTGGCAGTTCTGGCCAG cCACTTGCAGTACCTGGAAGAGTCTTAGTTGGAGAAGGTGTGTTAACAAAAATGTGTAGGAAAAAGCCTAAACcaagacaattttttttatttaatgatatattggtttatggaaatattgtaatgaataaaaaaaag TACAACAAACAACATATCATACCACTTGAAGAAGTCAAACTTGAATCTTTAATTGATGATGGTC aatatcgcAATGGCTGGCTCATAAAAACAGTAACAAAGTCATTTGCTGTTTATGCTGCTACTGCAACAGAGAAACAAGAATGGATGGCTCATATTACAAAATGTATTGaagatttattaagaaaaa GTGGTAAAAAACCAGTTGAAGTTCATGCAGCTGTTTGGGTACCAGATAATGAAGCTACAATTTGTATGCATTGTAATAAAACACAATTTACAGTCTTAAATAGACgg CATCATTGTAGGCAGTGTGGAGCTGTTGTATGTGGACCTTGtagcaataaaaaattgttattacctGGACAAGGAAATGGAAAAGCAGTTAGAGTTTGTCTACAATGTTATGATGCAGCCAGTAAAGTAAAAGCATCATCTCCATCTActgttgataatttaaataataaagatcaaCAGCGTAATTCAGCAGATAGTTCAGGAGGTGATAGTTctggtgatgatgatgatggaaacaaagaagaaaatcatGATCATGAGgtgagtaatttttataatattgataataattaa
- the LOC108004255 gene encoding pleckstrin homology domain-containing family F member 2 isoform X2, with protein sequence MIHTSLLSALIHRTMVDRLVNSEANARRIAMVENCFGSSGQPLAVPGRVLVGEGVLTKMCRKKPKPRQFFLFNDILVYGNIVMNKKKYNKQHIIPLEEVKLESLIDDGQYRNGWLIKTVTKSFAVYAATATEKQEWMAHITKCIEDLLRKSGKKPVEVHAAVWVPDNEATICMHCNKTQFTVLNRRHHCRQCGAVVCGPCSNKKLLLPGQGNGKAVRVCLQCYDAASKVKASSPSTVDNLNNKDQQRNSADSSGGDSSGDDDDGNKEENHDHEPKFYSTLAR encoded by the exons ATGATTCATACTTCCTTGTTGTCAGCCCTGATTCATAGGACCATGGTTGACCGATTGG TAAATAGCGAGGCTAATGCCAGACGTATTGCTATGGTTGAAAACTGCTTTGGCAGTTCTGGCCAG cCACTTGCAGTACCTGGAAGAGTCTTAGTTGGAGAAGGTGTGTTAACAAAAATGTGTAGGAAAAAGCCTAAACcaagacaattttttttatttaatgatatattggtttatggaaatattgtaatgaataaaaaaaag TACAACAAACAACATATCATACCACTTGAAGAAGTCAAACTTGAATCTTTAATTGATGATGGTC aatatcgcAATGGCTGGCTCATAAAAACAGTAACAAAGTCATTTGCTGTTTATGCTGCTACTGCAACAGAGAAACAAGAATGGATGGCTCATATTACAAAATGTATTGaagatttattaagaaaaa GTGGTAAAAAACCAGTTGAAGTTCATGCAGCTGTTTGGGTACCAGATAATGAAGCTACAATTTGTATGCATTGTAATAAAACACAATTTACAGTCTTAAATAGACgg CATCATTGTAGGCAGTGTGGAGCTGTTGTATGTGGACCTTGtagcaataaaaaattgttattacctGGACAAGGAAATGGAAAAGCAGTTAGAGTTTGTCTACAATGTTATGATGCAGCCAGTAAAGTAAAAGCATCATCTCCATCTActgttgataatttaaataataaagatcaaCAGCGTAATTCAGCAGATAGTTCAGGAGGTGATAGTTctggtgatgatgatgatggaaacaaagaagaaaatcatGATCATGAG cctaaattttattctacgcTTGCCCGATGA
- the LOC108004255 gene encoding pleckstrin homology domain-containing family F member 2 isoform X3: MVENCFGSSGQPLAVPGRVLVGEGVLTKMCRKKPKPRQFFLFNDILVYGNIVMNKKKYNKQHIIPLEEVKLESLIDDGQYRNGWLIKTVTKSFAVYAATATEKQEWMAHITKCIEDLLRKSGKKPVEVHAAVWVPDNEATICMHCNKTQFTVLNRRHHCRQCGAVVCGPCSNKKLLLPGQGNGKAVRVCLQCYDAASKVKASSPSTVDNLNNKDQQRNSADSSGGDSSGDDDDGNKEENHDHEPKFYSTLAR; this comes from the exons ATGGTTGAAAACTGCTTTGGCAGTTCTGGCCAG cCACTTGCAGTACCTGGAAGAGTCTTAGTTGGAGAAGGTGTGTTAACAAAAATGTGTAGGAAAAAGCCTAAACcaagacaattttttttatttaatgatatattggtttatggaaatattgtaatgaataaaaaaaag TACAACAAACAACATATCATACCACTTGAAGAAGTCAAACTTGAATCTTTAATTGATGATGGTC aatatcgcAATGGCTGGCTCATAAAAACAGTAACAAAGTCATTTGCTGTTTATGCTGCTACTGCAACAGAGAAACAAGAATGGATGGCTCATATTACAAAATGTATTGaagatttattaagaaaaa GTGGTAAAAAACCAGTTGAAGTTCATGCAGCTGTTTGGGTACCAGATAATGAAGCTACAATTTGTATGCATTGTAATAAAACACAATTTACAGTCTTAAATAGACgg CATCATTGTAGGCAGTGTGGAGCTGTTGTATGTGGACCTTGtagcaataaaaaattgttattacctGGACAAGGAAATGGAAAAGCAGTTAGAGTTTGTCTACAATGTTATGATGCAGCCAGTAAAGTAAAAGCATCATCTCCATCTActgttgataatttaaataataaagatcaaCAGCGTAATTCAGCAGATAGTTCAGGAGGTGATAGTTctggtgatgatgatgatggaaacaaagaagaaaatcatGATCATGAG cctaaattttattctacgcTTGCCCGATGA
- the LOC108004256 gene encoding exosome complex component RRP43 produces MDSQYKIIHPVKYLQDHLAQDVRPDGRQFLSFRPISVNISSITHADSSAIFKIGNTTIVCGIKSELAVPKAESPEYGYIVPNIELPPLCSPKFRPGPPSDQAQVITKLVENILRNSAAIDLKELCVYKGKLVWVLYCDLVCINYDGSIIDACIGALTATLNTLTLPEIFYNVETGQVSINSTKRIRFPIKALPVSITFAIFDNQLLIADPTDDEESLCLGKLTIVMNEEKICCIHKPGGIPISQDIFLKSLIKSRKRAELVRSLIDSAISTMKQEVLNGNL; encoded by the exons ATGGATTCACAGTATAA aattatccATCCTGTGAAATATTTGCAAGATCATTtg gCACAGGATGTTCGTCCAGATGGCagacaatttttatcttttcgtcCTATAAGTGTAAATATATCATCAATTACTCATGCTGATAGCTCAGCCATATTCAAAATTGGTAATACAACAATTGTATGTGGTATTAAAAGT gaATTAGCAGTACCTAAAGCAGAATCTCCAGAATATGGCTATATTGTGCCAAATATTGAACTTCCTccattatgttctcctaaatTTCGACCAGGTCCACCAAGTGATCAGGCACAAGTTATCACAAAAttagtagaaaatattttaagaaattcagcagctattgatttaaaagaacTTTGTGTTTATAAAGGAAAACTAGTATGGGTTTTATATTGTGATCTTGTATGTATTAATTACGATGGTTCAATAATTGATGCTTGTATTGGAGCATTAACAGCTACACTTAATACTt taaCTTTaccagaaatattttataatgtagaaACTGGACAAGTGTCAATAAATTCtacaaaaagaataagatttCCAATTAAAGCATTACCAGTTTCTATAACTTTTGCAATATTTGATAa TCAATTATTGATAGCTGATCCTACTGATGATGAAGAAAGTTTATGCTTAGGAAAATTGACAATTGTaatgaacgaagaaaaaatttgttgcaTACATAAACctg gTGGAATTCCAATTtcacaagatatatttttaaaaagcttAATTAAATCTAGAAAAAGGGCAGAATTAGTAAGATCATTAATTGATTCTGCCATATCAACAATGAAACAAGAAGTTTTAAATGGaaacttgtaa
- the LOC108004251 gene encoding uncharacterized protein LOC108004251, whose protein sequence is MASTSKRQTAIGIRKKGVPKLELTAEQKNDIKEAFDLFDPDGTGRIATKELKVAIRALGIEPKKEEIKRLIADVDPDGLGTLSFEEFLNLMSTKMLEKDTKEEVLKAFRLFDDDNTGKISFKNLKRVARELGENLTDEELQEMIDEADKDGDGEVSQEEFLRIMKKTNLY, encoded by the exons atg GCTTCTACCTCTAAGAGACAAACTGCAAttggaattagaaaaaaaggtGTACCGAAATTGGAATTGACTGctgaacaaaaaaatgatataaaagaagcatttgatttatttgatcCAGATGGCACTGGAAGGATAGCTACTAAAGAACTTAAAGTGGCCATTAGAGCTCTTGGGATTGAaccaaagaaagaagaaataaaaagacttATAGCTGATGTTGATCCAGATGGTCTTGGTACATTAtcatttgaagaatttctAAACTTAATGTCTAcaaaaatgttagaaaaagatacaaaagaaGAAGTTTTAAAAGCATTTCGCCTTTTTGATGATGATAACAcaggaaaaatatctttcaaaaatttaaaacgagtTGCTCGAGAATTAGGAGAAAATCTTACAGATGAAGAATTGCAAGAAATGATTGATGAAGCAGATAAAGATGGTGATGGAGAAGTTTctcaagaagaatttttacgtattatgaagaaaactaatttatattaa